One Silene latifolia isolate original U9 population chromosome 4, ASM4854445v1, whole genome shotgun sequence DNA segment encodes these proteins:
- the LOC141651517 gene encoding uncharacterized protein LOC141651517, translating into MPKTATGQTPYSLVYGCEAEIPAEIDIPSAICSLNTVADNAPLMEDSLDLTEELRDAANIRLAAYQQIVAKSYNKSVKARVFGIGDFVLRRFFPNTKEKSAGKLAPTWEGP; encoded by the coding sequence ATGCCTAAAAcagccacaggccaaaccccGTACTCCCTGGTCTATGGGTGTGAAGCAGAGATCCCAGCAgaaattgatattccatcagccATATGTAGCCTAAACACAGTAGCAGACAACGCTCCCCTGATGGAGGACAgtctggacttaacagaagagtTAAGAGATGCAGCCAATATCAGATTGGCAGCCTACCAGCAAATAGTGGCCAAAAGTTACAATAAGAGTGTTAAGGCCAGAGTATTCGGAATAGGAGACTTTGTTCTCAGAAGATTTTTCCCTAATACTAAAGAGAAAAGTGCAGGCAAACTGGctccaacctgggaaggtccctaa